In Streptomyces chartreusis, the following proteins share a genomic window:
- a CDS encoding helix-turn-helix domain-containing protein, translating to MSIGNSPEDERPFEDVSEEARPSIGRALRQARLDAGLTVDDVTNATRVRIAIVQAIEADNFAPCGGDVYARGHIRTLAKAVHLDPAPLLAQYDDSHGGRPAPTPAAPLFEAERIRPERRGPNWTAAMVAAIVAVVGFVGFTAFKGGDDSGKSAVAEGGSTPTSDKTTPTPKTDKPKDPDPEPSDSAIAAVPQDKVTVQVSAVDGRSWVGVKDHNGRLLFDDLLKKGDSKTFQDSEKINLVLGDAGAIDLYVNGKKIDDDWQPGAVERLTYTKGDPQAG from the coding sequence GTGTCCATCGGCAACTCCCCTGAAGACGAGCGTCCGTTCGAAGACGTATCCGAGGAAGCCCGCCCCTCGATCGGCCGTGCCCTGAGGCAGGCGCGCCTCGATGCCGGGCTGACCGTCGACGACGTCACCAACGCCACCAGGGTCCGCATCGCCATCGTGCAGGCCATCGAGGCGGACAACTTCGCCCCCTGCGGCGGCGACGTGTACGCCCGTGGCCACATCCGAACCCTGGCGAAGGCCGTCCACCTCGATCCGGCTCCGCTGCTCGCCCAGTACGACGACTCGCACGGCGGGCGGCCGGCGCCGACCCCCGCCGCCCCTCTGTTCGAGGCGGAGCGCATCCGTCCCGAGCGGCGCGGGCCGAATTGGACCGCGGCCATGGTCGCCGCGATCGTCGCGGTGGTCGGGTTCGTCGGATTCACCGCGTTCAAGGGCGGCGACGACAGCGGCAAGTCCGCCGTCGCCGAGGGCGGCTCGACGCCGACGTCCGACAAGACCACGCCCACCCCGAAGACCGACAAGCCCAAGGATCCCGACCCGGAGCCTTCGGACAGCGCCATCGCGGCCGTCCCGCAGGACAAGGTGACCGTCCAGGTGAGCGCCGTCGACGGCAGGAGCTGGGTCGGGGTCAAGGACCACAACGGCCGACTGCTCTTCGACGACCTGCTCAAGAAGGGCGACTCGAAGACCTTCCAGGACAGCGAGAAGATCAACCTCGTCCTCGGTGACGCGGGTGCGATCGACCTGTATGTCAACGGCAAGAAGATCGACGACGACTGGCAGCCGGGCGCCGTGGAGCGCCTGACGTACACCAAGGGCGACCCCCAGGCGGGATAA